The following are from one region of the Coffea eugenioides isolate CCC68of chromosome 2, Ceug_1.0, whole genome shotgun sequence genome:
- the LOC113759575 gene encoding putative disease resistance RPP13-like protein 1, translating to MALIEVFLGAIIKVIFDKLASVDLKKLARSEGLDTQLKLWSQVLSLIQAVLDDAEDKQNMRIAVKQWLDDLQDLAYDMDDVIDEFSTEACRRKLMEAQGSTSKVRKVKIPSCCTNFSVKDYKFYRKMAPKVDEITRRLESLKEQIKILHLVETVAKRPNKTRDRLPSTSLVESYVYGRENDKEELLKLLLSNESSDDQVAVIPIVGMGGVGKTTLAQMVYNDDRVNEVFDSKAWACVSDDLDIFGVTKTILKAITAGGCDYEDLNMVQVKLSEALTRKRFLIVLDDVWNEKYEDWDILRRPFLVGSSGSKIIVTTRNHRVASVVSSTAGYILKELTDDESLCLLARHALGRINFDRYPNLEGIGRSIVRKCKNLPLAVKTLGGLLRDRSTPDEWTDILKSEIWEIKEDQSDILPALRLSYYHLPANLKPCFAYCSIFPKDYEFDKYELVLLWMAEGFLEESKASDLMEDIGDNYFKELLMRSFFQQSSSISSRFVMHDLINDLARYVAGDFCSRLTDDLEENIKCTILDKVRYASFISSWYGATQKFKTLQRAKHLRSFLPLPIFVKDENYIAKKVIAEHLLELRYSRVLSFSGYAISDLPDSISELIHLRYLNLSGTSLKLLPESLSNLCNLQTLRLRNCRKLINLPVGIRKLINLRHLENSNTSQLNEMPSGIDQLTSLQTLSKVVVSKNGGFRLNDLGNLSLLAGSLAILELQNVTNVQEARDANLKNKRDLDKIVLAWNSEYDDSLNKALQQDLLEALQPHTNLTSLEIEFYKGDKFSSWVGDYSFTKLVKVSLRGCTHCKCLPSLGQLPALKDLSIQSMLEVKAIGTELCGKDCSWESSFPSLESLTFDDMPEWEEWTCHLSSAGENECHFPLLQKLCISGCPELKSIPVLHLPSLSELKLQKCSVGIAKCFYNLTSLNKLEFRQIIGLASLKDVFMQFPSGLEDVTLHECHQLKNLWGSSITINIVQLKSLVVSECSQLSSLEELAVLPMLKYLKIESCSALESLPTLSGLNILRISRCSALSCLPMDKLLLPQLRNLEIRHCQKLNLTLEIVIEDTCTSIERLVFIGCPCLNLRTMLGSVYSFASLRSLDISDCDYLDQLPTPGLERLTLYSCKNVSYLPSGLGRLRSLLLFSCSSLLLFPQGDFPPGLNFLHIEAGENLQLKPLSEWGLNRLTYLESFSIRGGYPELESFSGSGDDGLALLPPTLRSVAIGDLPNLKSLSRFLRGLSALQHLRIFECPKLGSLPKESLRNPLQTLVIYKCPHLEKRCLMDRGDYWPMIEDIPLVIIGCDSIWYSEI from the coding sequence ATGGCACTGATAGAAGTCTTTCTTGGTGCAATCATCAAGGTGATATTTGACAAGCTTGCTTCTgttgatttgaagaaacttgcacGCTCAGAAGGCTTAGATACTCAGCTGAAACTATGGAGCCAAGTGCTATCCCTGATTCAGGCAGTGCTTGATGATGCAGAGGACAAGCAGAATATGAGGATCGCTGTGAAGCAGTGGCTAGATGACCTTCAGGATTTGGCGTATGATATGGATGATGTGATTGACGAATTCTCCACAGAAGCTTGTCGAAGAAAGTTGATGGAAGCTCAAGGCTCTACTAGCAAGGTAAGAAAGGTTAAAATCCCTTCCTGTTGTACAAATTTTTCTGTTAAAGATTATAAGTTCTACAGAAAAATGGCTCCCAAGGTGGATGAAATAACTAGGAGATTGGAGAGCCTGAAAGAACAAATCAAAATCCTCCATTTGGTAGAGACTGTAGCAAAGAGGCCGAACAAAACTAGGGATAGATTGCCATCAACTTCCCTAGTGGAGTCTTATGTTTATGGTCGAGAGAATGACAAAGAAGAGCTGCTGAAATTGCTCCTTTCAAATGAATCGAGCGATGATCAAGTGGCTGTGATACCAATTGTTGGCATGGGAGGGGTTGGTAAAACAACTCTTGCTCAAATGGTATACAATGATGACAGAGTCAACGAAGTTTTCGATTCCAAGGCTTGGGCTTGTGTTTCAGATGATTTGGACATTTTTGGGGTAACAAAGACAATCCTTAAAGCAATCACAGCAGGTGGCTGTGATTATGAGGATCTGAATATGGTTCAAGTGAAACTGAGTGAGGCCTTGACCAGAAAGAGGTTTCTAATTGTTTTAGATGATGTTTGGAATGAAAAATACGAGGACTGGGACATCCTGCGCCGCCCATTTCTAGTTGGTTCATCTGGGAGCAAGATAATTGTCACCACTCGGAATCATAGGGTGGCATCAGTAGTGTCTTCCACTGCTGGATATATTCTGAAGGAGTTGACAGATGATGAAAGCTTATGCTTACTGGCAAGACATGCACTAGGAAGGATAAATTTTGACAGGTACCCCAATCTAGAAGGCATTGGTAGGAGTATTGTAAGGAAATGTAAGAACTTGCCCTTGGCCGTGAAGACTCTTGGAGGGCTGTTGCGTGATAGATCGACCCCAGATGAATGGACGGATATACTGAAAAGTGAGATATGGGAAATAAAAGAGGATCAAAGTGATATTCTTCCAGCACTAAGATTAAGCTATTATCATCTTCCTGCCAATCTAAAACCGTGCTTTGCTTACTGCTCCATATTTCCCAAGGACTATGAGTTTGACAAATATGAGCTTGTATTGCTCTGGATGGCAGAGGGTTTTCTCGAGGAATCAAAAGCAAGTGATCTTATGGAGGACATAGGGGACAATTATTTTAAGGAGCTACTAATGAGGTCCTTCTTCCAGCAGTCAAGTTCTATTAGTTCACGTTTTGTGATGCATGACCTTATTAACGATCTAGCTAGATATGTTGCTGGAGATTTTTGTTCAAGATTGACAGATGACTTGGAAGAGAACATCAAATGCACGATTCTTGACAAGGTTAGGTACGCATCATTCATAAGTTCATGGTATGGAGCTACACAAAAGTTTAAAACTCTTCAGAGAGCAAAACATTTGCGGAGTTTCCTACCATTGCCCATTTTTGTCAAGGATGAAAATTACATCGCAAAAAAGGTCATAGCAGAACATTTGCTGGAATTGCGATACTCAAGGGTGCTATCATTCAGTGGCTATGCTATCTCTGATCTACCAGATTCCATCAGTGAATTAATTCATCTAAGGTACCTGAATTTGTCTGGTACTTCGTTGAAATTGTTGCCTGAATCATTGAGTAATCTTTGCAATTTACAAACACTACGATTGCGCAACTGCAGGAAGCTGATTAACTTACCGGTGGGTATTAGAAAATTAATTAACCTGCGCCATCTTGAAAATTCCAATACTAGTCAATTGAATGAGATGCCTTCAGGGATTGATCAGTTGACGAGCTTGCAGACACTATCCAAAGTGGTTGTGAGCAAAAATGGTGGGTTCAGGCTGAATGACTTGGGAAACTTGTCCTTACTGGCAGGGTCACTCGCCATTTTGGAGTTGCAAAATGTTACGAATGTTCAAGAAGCACGGGATGCCAATTTGAAGAACAAGAGGGACCTTGATAAAATAGTATTGGCATGGAATAGTGAATATGATGATTCACTGAATAAAGCTCTTCAACAAGATTTGCTTGAGGCACTACAGCCACACACAAACCTAACGAGTCTTGAAATTGAGTTCTACAAGGGAGACAAATTCTCTTCCTGGGTGGGGGATTATTCATTTACTAAATTAGTAAAAGTAAGCCTTAGAGGTTGTACACACTGCAAGTGTTTACCATCACTCGGGCAATTGCCTGCGCTCAAGGATTTGAGCATTCAAAGCATGCTTGAGGTGAAGGCAATAGGTACCGAGTTATGTGGCAAAGATTGCTCTTGGGAATCTTCCTTTCCATCGCTTGAAAGTCTAACATTTGATGACATGCCAGAATGGGAGGAATGGACTTGCCACTTAAGTTCAGCAGGAGAGAACGAATGCCACTTCCCTCTGCTCCAGAAGCTCTGTATAAGTGGATGCCCAGAGTTGAAAAGCATTCCTGTTTTGCATCTTCCTTCACTCTCTGAACTAAAGTTGCAAAAGTGCTCGGTGGGAATTGCAAAATGTTTTTACAATTTGACCTCATTAAACAAATTGGAGTTTAGGCAGATTATAGGGCTTGCATCCCTCAAGGATGTGTTCATGCAGTTTCCATCTGGCCTTGAGGATGTCACATTACATGAGTGCCATCAACTGAAGAATCTGTGGGGCTCAAGTATTACTATAAACATTGTGCAGCTAAAATCTTTAGTTGTTTCAGAATGTTCACAGCTTTCATCCTTGGAGGAGCTTGCTGTCTTACCCATGCTTAAATATCTTAAGATAGAAAGTTGCAGTGCTCTCGAGTCTTTGCCTACATTATCTGGTCTTAACATATTGCGAATAAGCAGATGCTCAGCCCTCAGTTGCTTGCCAATGGACAAGTTGCTCCTCCCTCAGCTTAGGAATCTTGAGATCAGGCATTGCCAGAAACTGAACCTTACTCTGGAAATTGTCATAGAGGACACTTGCACATCGATTGAGAGACTGGTTTTCATTGGCTGTCCATGTCTGAATTTGAGAACAATGCTTGGTTCAGTCTATAGTTTTGCAAGTCTCCGGTCTTTAGATATTAGCGATTGTGATTATCTGGATCAATTGCCCACTCCCGGTTTGGAACGTCTTACCTTGTACAGTTGCAAAAATGTTAGTTACTTGCCCAGTGGGTTGGGAAGACTAAGATCTCTGTTGCTGTTTTCTTGTTCAAGTCTCTTGTTATTTCCACAAGGAGACTTTCCTCCTGGTCTGAACTTTCTTCACATAGAGGCAGGAGAAAACTTACAGCTGAAGCCCCTGTCAGAATGGGGACTCAACAGACTCACGTATCTTGAAAGTTTCAGCATCCGTGGTGGATATCCAGAGCTGGAATCATTTTCTGGTAGTGGTGATGATGGATTGGCTTTGCTTCCTCCAACTCTTAGGTCCGTCGCCATTGGTGACTTACCAAATCTGAAATCACTCTCCAGGTTCTTGCGAGGTCTTTCAGCTCTTCAACATCTGCGTATCTTTGAGTGCCCCAAGCTTGGATCCCTACCAAAGGAATCACTGCGTAATCCGCTTCAAACTCTAGTAATTTATAAATGCCCACATCTTGAGAAAAGGTGTTTGATGGATAGAGGAGACTACTGGCCCATGATTGAAGACATTCCCCTTGTGATAATTGGCTGTGATAGCATCTGGTATTCAGAGATTTAG
- the LOC113759574 gene encoding peroxisome biogenesis protein 12-like — protein sequence LNLKYQFLPSSLGQFPLLCSLSLPSRRTIKEDEFRFSRNYFLAKELGNSGKESGHKLEDIVGGQGTRPTFFEMAAAQQLPSSLRAALTYSLGVLALRRPFIHKILDYEDEFFALLMLVLETHSLRTTDASFAESLYGLRRRAVNIKVKTKDNIHSKKKILPLDSPADAIHHNGLEKRQKILSVVFLVVLPYFRSKLQYVYNREREATLQASLWGEGEERFGNIDYFGGSGNSSASGSSSGEEASTTRRRVMKRIQKIIAACYPWIHDGSEGGTS from the exons CTAAATCTGAAATACCAATTTTTGCCCTCCTCTCTCGGCCAATTTCCTCTCCTCTGCTCCCTATCTCTGCCGTCCCGTCGCACCATCAAAGAGGACGAGTTCAGATTCTCCAGAAATTATTTCTTAGCAAAAGAATTAGGCAATTCCGGTAAGGAATCCGGCCACAAGCTCGAAGATATCGTAGGAGGACAAGGGACTCGTCCCACCTTCTTCGAAATGGCCGCTGCCCAACAGCTCCCTTCTAGTCTTCGTGCTGCTCTCACTTACTCTCTCGGC GTATTGGCTTTAAGAAGACCCTTTATTCACAAAATCCTGGACTATGAGGATGAATTCTTCGCTTTGCTAATGCTTGTCTTGGAAACCCACAGCTTGAGAACAACCGATGCTTCTTTTGCCGAGTCTCTTTATGGGTTGAGAAGAAGAGCGGTTAATATTAAAGTAAAAACAAAGGATAATATTCACAGCAAGAAGAAGATTTTGCCATTGGATTCCCCTGCTGACGCAATTCATCATAATGGTTTAGAGAAACGCCAGAAAATCCTCTCTGTTGTATTTTTG GTTGTGTTGCCGTATTTTAGGTCCAAATTGCAGTATGTATACAATAGAGAAAGGGAAGCTACACTTCAAGCGAGCTTATGGGGTGAGGGTGAGGAAAGATTTGGCAACATAGACTACTTTGGTGGAAGTGGAAATTCCTCAGCTTCTGGGAGCAGTTCTGGTGAAGAAGCATCTACCACGAGAAGACGCGTCATGAAGAGAATACAGAAGATTATAGCTGCTTGCTACCCGTGGATACACGATGGAAGTGAAG GTGGAACCAGCTGA